A single window of Sulfitobacter sp. JL08 DNA harbors:
- a CDS encoding radical SAM protein, whose translation MKDVSTSGNDGKFEHPLVTATGAPRASVTLRDPQTLWFNTGTLCNITCANCYIESSPENDSLVYITAQEVTAFLDQITERRWPVREIAFTGGEPFMNPQMIDMARVSLERGYKVLILTNAMQPMMRRRVHDGLIDLNTRFGDMLTLRISVDHHSAAFHDKERGAGSFSRTVAGMKWLRDQGIRMAVAGRTVWGDDDASSRQGYGAFYARHVFDIDAENPAETVLFPEMDATVPVPEITTACWDILGKSPCDVMCSSSRMVVKRKGAEKPAVLACTLLPYAPEFELGDTLEAAERNVYLNHPHCAKFCVLGGASCSA comes from the coding sequence ATGAAAGATGTTTCTACATCGGGCAATGACGGCAAGTTCGAACACCCGTTGGTTACGGCAACGGGTGCGCCGCGTGCCAGCGTGACACTGCGCGACCCGCAAACGCTGTGGTTCAACACCGGTACGCTGTGCAACATCACCTGCGCCAATTGCTATATCGAAAGCAGCCCGGAAAACGACAGTCTGGTTTACATCACCGCACAAGAGGTGACGGCGTTTCTGGACCAGATCACAGAACGGCGCTGGCCGGTCAGGGAAATCGCCTTTACCGGCGGTGAACCGTTCATGAATCCACAGATGATCGACATGGCGCGCGTGTCGCTGGAACGGGGCTACAAGGTGCTGATCCTGACCAATGCGATGCAACCGATGATGCGCCGCCGTGTTCATGACGGTCTGATTGATCTGAATACCCGTTTCGGTGATATGTTGACGCTGCGGATTTCCGTAGATCACCATTCCGCCGCCTTTCACGACAAGGAACGCGGCGCGGGCAGTTTTTCCAGAACCGTGGCCGGAATGAAATGGCTGCGGGATCAGGGGATCAGGATGGCCGTTGCCGGGCGCACCGTCTGGGGGGATGATGATGCGAGTTCACGGCAGGGCTACGGCGCGTTTTATGCGCGCCACGTGTTTGATATTGACGCCGAAAACCCGGCCGAGACGGTCTTGTTTCCGGAAATGGACGCAACCGTGCCGGTGCCCGAAATCACCACCGCCTGCTGGGATATTCTGGGCAAGTCGCCTTGTGACGTGATGTGTTCCAGTTCGCGCATGGTGGTGAAACGCAAGGGTGCGGAAAAACCGGCCGTTCTGGCCTGTACCCTGCTGCCCTATGCGCCCGAATTCGAACTGGGCGATACGCTGGAAGCAGCGGAACGCAATGTGTATCTGAACCATCCCCATTGCGCAAAGTTCTGTGTTCTTGGCGGCGCCAGCTGTTCGGCGTGA
- the zwf gene encoding glucose-6-phosphate dehydrogenase, translating to MVSRIIPVEPFDLVIFGGTGDLARRKILPGLFRRYCDGQVLPGARIIGAARSEHDDTEYRQFAADAIREFGGGRACEDGTLEAFLENLSYVTTDARGTQGWDELASRISNDGRIKAFYFSVGPGLFGDLAERLHSYGMADADCRIVVEKPFGRDLASARTLNATLAAHFNESQIYRIDHYLGKETVQNLMAVRFGNMLFEPLWNSQYVDHIQITVAETVGVGGRGEYYDKSGAMRDMVQNHLMQLLCLIAMEPPAKFDPDAVRDEKLKVIRALDPVEPHHIVRGQYDAHAGQEDAHPSYRDAVENPRSSTESFVALKAHISNWRWAGAPFYLRTGKRLAARSSEITVVFKDTPHNIFGADAGRHRNVLSIRLQPNEGITLGVTIKEPGPGGMRLVDVPLDMSFAEALGPDGEDPPDAYERLIMDVIRGNQTLFMRGDEVEAAWAWTDPIIAGWEARKEFPKPYESGSSGPTDADLLMQRDGRKWRGVSP from the coding sequence ATGGTTTCTCGTATCATACCGGTCGAACCGTTCGATCTTGTCATTTTCGGCGGCACCGGTGATCTGGCGCGGCGCAAGATCCTGCCCGGCCTGTTCCGTCGCTATTGTGATGGTCAGGTCTTGCCCGGTGCGCGGATCATCGGCGCCGCCCGCAGCGAACATGACGACACCGAATACCGCCAGTTTGCGGCGGATGCGATCCGCGAATTCGGCGGCGGGCGCGCCTGCGAAGACGGCACCTTGGAGGCATTTCTTGAAAACCTGTCTTACGTCACAACCGATGCACGCGGCACCCAAGGCTGGGACGAACTGGCCAGCCGGATATCGAATGACGGGCGGATCAAGGCATTCTATTTCTCTGTCGGGCCCGGTCTCTTCGGCGATCTGGCCGAACGGTTGCACAGCTATGGCATGGCCGATGCGGACTGTCGCATAGTCGTCGAAAAACCCTTTGGCCGCGATCTGGCATCAGCCCGCACGCTGAACGCGACGCTGGCGGCGCATTTCAACGAAAGCCAGATCTACCGGATCGATCATTATCTGGGCAAGGAAACCGTGCAGAACCTGATGGCGGTTCGTTTTGGCAACATGCTGTTCGAACCGCTGTGGAATTCGCAATATGTCGATCACATCCAGATCACCGTGGCCGAAACCGTGGGTGTGGGCGGCCGTGGAGAATATTACGACAAATCAGGCGCCATGCGCGATATGGTCCAGAACCACCTGATGCAACTGCTGTGCCTGATCGCGATGGAACCGCCGGCCAAATTCGATCCGGACGCGGTACGCGATGAAAAGCTCAAGGTGATCCGCGCGCTTGATCCGGTGGAACCCCACCATATCGTGCGTGGCCAGTATGATGCGCATGCCGGACAGGAAGATGCCCACCCAAGCTATCGTGACGCCGTTGAAAACCCGCGCAGCAGCACCGAAAGCTTTGTCGCGTTGAAGGCCCATATCAGCAACTGGCGGTGGGCCGGCGCACCGTTCTATCTGCGCACCGGCAAACGGCTTGCAGCGCGGTCTTCGGAAATCACCGTCGTGTTCAAGGATACGCCCCACAATATTTTCGGCGCCGATGCGGGGCGCCACCGCAATGTCCTGTCGATCCGCCTGCAACCCAACGAAGGCATCACATTGGGTGTGACCATCAAGGAACCGGGACCGGGCGGCATGCGTCTGGTGGATGTTCCCTTGGATATGTCCTTTGCCGAAGCGCTGGGGCCGGATGGCGAAGATCCGCCCGACGCCTATGAACGGCTGATCATGGATGTTATCCGTGGCAACCAGACCCTGTTCATGCGCGGCGACGAGGTCGAGGCCGCATGGGCTTGGACGGACCCGATCATCGCAGGTTGGGAAGCGCGCAAGGAATTTCCCAAACCGTATGAAAGCGGCAGTTCTGGGCCAACGGATGCAGATCTTTTGATGCAGCGCGACGGACGCAAATGGCGAGGAGTGAGCCCATGA
- the pgl gene encoding 6-phosphogluconolactonase, with amino-acid sequence MTMIEYPDRDMLAIDVANKLAGELENCLFNHDHASFVVPGGTTPGPIFDVLCAADLDWSRVHIFLTDERWVPEDHDRSNTKLVRERLLVERAAAARYLPLYVKADTPEDVLPELESELVPELPISIALFGMGADMHTASLFPGADQLAAALDPQAPILVPMRIDGQPETRVSLSARVLDGALSKHLVIFGAEKRAALERARSLPPEDAPINAIMDDMTVHWAE; translated from the coding sequence ATGACCATGATCGAGTATCCTGACCGTGATATGTTGGCCATCGATGTTGCCAACAAACTGGCAGGAGAGCTGGAAAACTGCCTGTTCAACCATGACCACGCATCTTTTGTCGTGCCCGGCGGAACAACGCCGGGGCCGATTTTCGACGTGTTGTGCGCCGCCGATCTGGATTGGTCACGCGTGCATATCTTCCTGACCGACGAACGCTGGGTTCCCGAGGATCACGACAGATCGAACACCAAACTGGTGCGCGAACGCCTGCTTGTGGAACGGGCGGCAGCCGCGCGGTACCTGCCGCTTTACGTCAAGGCCGACACACCCGAAGACGTTCTGCCCGAACTGGAATCCGAACTGGTGCCGGAATTACCAATCTCGATTGCGCTGTTCGGGATGGGCGCGGATATGCACACCGCATCCCTGTTTCCGGGCGCGGACCAATTGGCTGCCGCGCTGGACCCGCAAGCGCCGATCCTTGTTCCCATGCGCATTGATGGCCAGCCCGAAACCCGCGTCAGCCTGAGCGCGCGCGTGCTGGACGGCGCATTATCTAAACATCTGGTGATCTTTGGCGCAGAAAAACGCGCCGCACTTGAACGCGCGCGATCCCTTCCCCCAGAAGACGCGCCGATCAATGCGATCATGGATGACATGACCGTGCACTGGGCGGAGTAG
- the pgi gene encoding glucose-6-phosphate isomerase yields the protein MWQDLKSEYTRVRDRPILDLFQKDGRAQDFSVTAGDMLFDYSKTNIDENTRAALIDLAVTARVAEKRGAMFAGAPINDTEARAVLHTALRNLDGGAVLIDGQDVMPEVRDTLARMAEYSDQVRSGPVTDVVNIGIGGSDLGPSMAVQALSPYHDGPRCHFVSNVDGAHIADTLRGLDAKTTLIIVASKTFGTIETMTNARTARAWMQDHGGDPKAQFVALSSNLDKTGAFGIPRERVFGFQDWVGGRYSLWGPIGLSLMIAIGKDAFGAFLRGAQAMDIHFQAADWHENMPVLLALVGLWHNQVCGYATRAVLPYDQRLGQLPAYLQQLEMESNGKRVAMDGSDLTVPSGPVVWGAPGTNGQHAFYQLIHQGTRVIPCEFMIAAEGHEPELRHHHDLLVANCLAQSEALMQGRSLQEARALMQAKGYTGAELDRQARHRVFPGNRPSVTLAYPQLTPFVLGQLIALYEHRVFVEGAILDINSFDQWGVELGKELATSLGPIIEGHASAEGKDGSTRALVGFVHRWRD from the coding sequence GTGTGGCAAGACCTGAAATCGGAATACACGCGCGTCAGGGACCGCCCGATCCTTGATCTGTTTCAGAAAGACGGGCGCGCGCAAGACTTCAGCGTGACAGCGGGTGACATGCTGTTCGACTATTCAAAGACCAACATTGATGAAAACACCCGCGCCGCCCTGATCGATCTGGCAGTCACCGCCCGCGTTGCTGAAAAACGCGGCGCAATGTTTGCCGGCGCCCCGATCAACGACACCGAAGCGCGCGCGGTCTTGCACACAGCCTTGCGCAATCTGGATGGCGGAGCGGTTCTGATCGACGGGCAGGATGTGATGCCCGAGGTCAGGGACACGCTGGCGCGGATGGCAGAATATTCCGATCAGGTCCGCTCCGGTCCCGTGACCGATGTGGTCAACATCGGCATCGGCGGGTCCGATCTGGGGCCCTCCATGGCCGTGCAGGCGCTGTCGCCCTATCACGACGGACCACGCTGCCATTTTGTATCAAACGTGGATGGTGCGCATATCGCCGACACTCTGCGCGGACTGGATGCAAAAACCACGCTGATCATCGTGGCCTCGAAAACCTTTGGCACTATCGAAACCATGACCAACGCGCGCACGGCGCGGGCGTGGATGCAGGATCATGGCGGCGATCCGAAGGCGCAGTTTGTGGCGCTGTCCAGCAATCTGGACAAGACCGGTGCCTTTGGCATACCGCGTGAACGCGTGTTCGGGTTTCAGGATTGGGTGGGCGGGCGTTATTCCCTGTGGGGGCCGATCGGCCTGTCCTTGATGATCGCCATCGGCAAGGATGCGTTTGGGGCATTCCTGCGCGGCGCACAGGCGATGGACATACATTTTCAGGCCGCCGACTGGCATGAAAACATGCCGGTTCTGCTGGCGCTGGTTGGGCTGTGGCACAATCAGGTCTGCGGCTATGCCACCCGTGCCGTTTTGCCCTATGACCAGCGGTTGGGGCAGTTGCCCGCCTATCTTCAACAGCTTGAAATGGAAAGCAACGGCAAGCGTGTGGCGATGGATGGCAGCGATCTGACGGTACCGTCGGGGCCGGTGGTGTGGGGCGCGCCCGGAACCAACGGACAGCACGCGTTTTACCAGTTGATCCATCAGGGCACGCGCGTGATCCCCTGCGAATTCATGATCGCGGCCGAGGGGCACGAACCCGAATTGCGCCATCATCACGATCTGCTGGTGGCCAATTGTCTGGCCCAGTCCGAGGCCCTGATGCAGGGCCGATCCCTGCAGGAAGCGCGCGCGCTTATGCAAGCCAAAGGCTATACCGGTGCCGAACTGGACCGGCAGGCCCGACACCGCGTCTTTCCCGGCAACCGCCCGTCGGTCACGCTGGCCTATCCGCAACTGACACCCTTTGTGCTGGGCCAGCTCATCGCACTATATGAACACCGCGTGTTCGTTGAAGGCGCGATACTGGACATCAATTCATTTGATCAATGGGGCGTCGAACTGGGCAAGGAACTGGCCACCTCGCTGGGCCCGATAATCGAAGGCCACGCATCCGCCGAGGGCAAAGACGGATCAACCCGCGCCCTTGTCGGTTTTGTCCACCGCTGGCGCGATTAG
- a CDS encoding acyl-CoA thioesterase gives MAIADRVRFAELDVLNHVNNKAYMTWFETLRVEYFNRLARPYYDDDQPRPRIVLGQGTVRYIKEMLMGEDYVTTCRVKAFRNTSCTMEQQLWSGDLRAVFTCVSVLLMPDGSGRMPLPDALKQRFLDVDGAIAE, from the coding sequence ATGGCCATTGCAGATCGCGTTCGGTTTGCCGAACTGGACGTGCTGAACCACGTCAACAACAAGGCGTATATGACGTGGTTTGAAACTTTGCGGGTCGAGTATTTCAACCGTTTGGCGCGCCCTTATTACGATGACGACCAGCCACGCCCCCGGATTGTTCTGGGACAGGGCACGGTGCGCTACATCAAGGAAATGCTGATGGGCGAGGATTACGTGACCACCTGCCGGGTCAAGGCGTTTCGCAACACCTCCTGCACCATGGAACAGCAGTTGTGGTCAGGTGATCTGCGGGCCGTATTTACCTGTGTCAGCGTCCTGCTGATGCCCGATGGTTCGGGCAGGATGCCGCTGCCGGACGCGCTGAAACAGCGGTTTCTGGACGTGGATGGCGCGATCGCCGAATAA
- a CDS encoding tripartite tricarboxylate transporter permease, with protein sequence MLEGILIGLGTAFSLTNILMVIGGCLIGTFIGMLPGLGPMSIIAIMIPVAISIGDPSTALILLAGVYYGAIFGGSTSSILINAPGVASTVATSFDGYPLTRQGKAGKALTVAAIASFCGGTIGAVLLMIFAPALASVALLFHSAEYFALMVVGLSAIAAFAGTGQVAKAVLMTVLGLIMATVGEGALFNLPRFTMGVMDLQSGFGFITLAMAMFALPEAIYLVLDPNRSRTEGGTNEIKDLRITADEARSIAPVIGRQSVQGFLIGVLPGAGATIASFLGYAVERNIASKADQEQFGKGSLKGLAAPESANNAACTGSFVPLLTLGIPGSGTTAILLGALIALNVSPGPRLMVDQPEIFWAVIISMYLGNVILLILNLPLIPYIAKVLAVPRTFLIPFILFFTLMGAYIGQNNATELLILVGLGVCATVLRFADYPLAPLLIGFILGAMLENNFARSMQLYDGIGFILERPMTMGLLGVAVLLVILPSYRARRARLRAQGVADGD encoded by the coding sequence ATGCTTGAAGGTATTCTGATCGGGCTCGGAACCGCTTTTTCCCTGACCAACATCCTGATGGTGATCGGCGGATGCCTGATCGGCACCTTCATCGGAATGTTGCCGGGATTGGGGCCGATGTCGATCATTGCCATCATGATTCCGGTTGCCATTTCAATCGGCGATCCCTCGACCGCACTGATCCTGTTGGCCGGTGTCTATTACGGCGCGATTTTCGGGGGATCCACTTCTTCAATCCTGATAAACGCCCCCGGCGTCGCGTCTACCGTGGCGACCAGCTTTGACGGCTATCCGCTGACCCGGCAAGGCAAGGCTGGCAAGGCGCTGACCGTTGCGGCGATTGCATCCTTTTGCGGCGGCACAATCGGGGCCGTTTTGCTGATGATCTTCGCGCCCGCGCTGGCATCGGTCGCGCTGCTGTTCCATTCGGCGGAATACTTTGCCCTCATGGTGGTCGGGTTGTCGGCGATCGCGGCTTTTGCGGGTACGGGACAGGTGGCCAAGGCTGTATTGATGACGGTGCTTGGCCTGATCATGGCCACGGTGGGCGAAGGTGCCCTGTTCAACCTGCCCCGATTTACCATGGGTGTGATGGATCTGCAGTCGGGCTTTGGCTTTATCACACTGGCCATGGCCATGTTCGCCCTGCCCGAGGCGATTTATCTGGTGCTGGATCCCAACCGGTCAAGGACCGAAGGTGGCACCAACGAAATCAAGGATTTGCGAATTACCGCTGATGAAGCGCGCAGCATCGCCCCTGTGATCGGCCGCCAGTCGGTTCAGGGATTTCTGATCGGGGTATTGCCCGGGGCCGGTGCAACAATCGCGTCGTTTCTGGGCTATGCAGTAGAACGCAATATCGCATCCAAGGCGGATCAGGAACAGTTCGGCAAAGGCAGCCTGAAAGGGCTGGCCGCGCCCGAAAGCGCCAATAACGCCGCCTGCACCGGATCGTTTGTACCGCTGCTGACACTGGGCATACCCGGATCGGGGACTACGGCCATTCTGTTGGGGGCATTGATCGCGTTGAATGTATCACCGGGGCCGCGCCTGATGGTGGACCAGCCCGAAATTTTCTGGGCGGTGATCATTTCGATGTATCTGGGCAATGTAATCCTGCTGATCCTGAACCTGCCTTTGATACCTTATATCGCCAAGGTTCTGGCCGTGCCGCGCACCTTCCTGATCCCGTTCATTCTGTTTTTCACGCTGATGGGGGCTTATATCGGCCAGAACAATGCAACCGAATTGTTGATCCTTGTTGGCCTTGGCGTGTGCGCGACGGTGTTGCGCTTTGCAGATTATCCGCTGGCCCCGTTGCTGATCGGGTTCATTCTGGGCGCGATGCTGGAAAACAATTTCGCGCGTTCGATGCAACTCTACGATGGAATTGGCTTCATTCTTGAACGCCCGATGACGATGGGCCTGCTGGGCGTCGCTGTTTTGCTGGTCATCCTGCCCAGTTACCGCGCACGGCGCGCCCGACTGCGGGCGCAGGGGGTTGCAGACGGCGACTAG
- a CDS encoding tripartite tricarboxylate transporter TctB family protein, protein MALDRWIALIILLICLVYGYAAFFTMDQGMAPFMQRNPIWPSTFPKVLSVMAVCCTLIILLGLEKGSGGPKDGEIDYTRLGDYKIGQAAILLALMVAYALLLRPAGFLASTVGFLVLGAVVLGERRFHILIPVAAVAAGSIWYLVQEVLGIFLRPWPFFMGI, encoded by the coding sequence ATGGCGTTGGACCGCTGGATCGCGCTGATTATCCTTTTGATCTGTCTGGTCTATGGCTACGCCGCATTCTTTACGATGGATCAGGGCATGGCCCCGTTCATGCAGCGCAATCCGATCTGGCCATCAACCTTTCCCAAAGTGCTGTCCGTCATGGCGGTTTGCTGCACATTGATCATCCTGCTGGGACTGGAAAAAGGGTCAGGCGGCCCCAAGGACGGCGAAATTGATTATACCCGTCTGGGGGATTACAAGATCGGGCAAGCTGCGATCCTGTTGGCCTTGATGGTGGCTTATGCGCTGTTGCTGCGCCCGGCCGGCTTTCTGGCATCTACGGTCGGGTTTCTGGTGCTGGGCGCGGTTGTTCTGGGCGAACGGCGGTTCCATATCCTGATCCCGGTGGCTGCGGTTGCGGCAGGATCCATCTGGTATCTGGTGCAGGAAGTTCTGGGGATTTTCCTGCGTCCCTGGCCGTTTTTCATGGGGATATAG
- a CDS encoding Bug family tripartite tricarboxylate transporter substrate binding protein — translation MTSLKWTRRMMMAATASSLSFVAPVFAGGHQVVDSIHFLIPGGAGGGWDGTARGTGEALTKAGLVGTASYENMSGGGGGKAIGYLIENAESQHGTLMVNSTPIIIRSLTGVFPQNFRDLTLVAGTIGDYAAIVVSKDSPINSMADLVAAYQADVSGTAIGGGSVPGGMDHLVAAMVMKAAGEDPTAVKYIPYDAGGKAMAALLSGEIAALSTGFSEAVDLANAGEVKIIGVTADDRVAAYGDAPTMQEQGIDATFVNWRGFFGAPGLPAEKVAAYQDALTKMYETPEWEAVRAQNGWVNIHNSGADFEAFLEKQEQVIGDLMKELGFL, via the coding sequence ATGACATCTTTGAAATGGACACGGCGCATGATGATGGCGGCCACGGCTTCCAGTTTGTCGTTCGTGGCCCCGGTCTTTGCGGGCGGACATCAGGTTGTGGACAGCATTCATTTTCTGATCCCCGGCGGTGCCGGTGGCGGATGGGACGGTACGGCGCGCGGCACTGGCGAAGCGCTGACCAAGGCCGGCCTCGTGGGCACTGCGAGCTATGAAAACATGTCGGGCGGCGGCGGCGGAAAGGCGATCGGCTACCTGATCGAAAACGCCGAAAGCCAGCACGGCACGCTGATGGTGAACTCGACCCCGATCATCATCCGGTCCCTGACCGGCGTGTTTCCGCAAAACTTTCGCGATCTGACGTTGGTGGCGGGCACAATCGGCGATTACGCGGCAATTGTGGTCAGCAAGGACAGTCCGATCAATTCGATGGCGGATCTGGTCGCCGCCTATCAGGCGGATGTCAGTGGCACGGCGATCGGCGGCGGATCGGTTCCCGGCGGAATGGATCATCTTGTGGCCGCGATGGTCATGAAGGCGGCTGGCGAAGATCCTACTGCGGTCAAATACATTCCCTATGATGCGGGCGGCAAGGCCATGGCGGCGCTGTTGTCGGGCGAGATTGCAGCGCTCAGCACCGGGTTTTCCGAAGCGGTTGATCTGGCAAACGCCGGCGAGGTCAAAATCATCGGCGTAACGGCAGATGACCGTGTCGCGGCTTACGGTGATGCGCCGACAATGCAGGAACAGGGTATTGATGCCACGTTCGTGAACTGGCGCGGTTTCTTTGGCGCACCCGGTCTGCCCGCAGAAAAGGTTGCGGCCTATCAGGATGCCCTGACCAAGATGTATGAAACCCCCGAATGGGAAGCCGTGCGCGCCCAGAACGGATGGGTGAACATCCACAATTCAGGCGCTGATTTCGAAGCCTTCCTTGAAAAACAGGAACAGGTGATCGGCGATCTGATGAAAGAGCTTGGGTTCTTGTAA
- a CDS encoding methyltetrahydrofolate cobalamin methyltransferase: MTRTIVESKTKTAIIGFDQPFCVIGERINPTGRKKLAAELEAGDFSTVEKDALAQVAAGATVLDVNAGVVYNSNPNPNETEPPLMRKILELVQGLVDVPLCIDSSVPGALEEGLKVCEGRPLLNSVTGEEDRLELILPLVKKYNVPVVAISNDDTGISEDPDVRFEVAKKIVQRAADFGIPAHDIVVDPLVMPVGAMGTAGLQVFALVRRLREELGVNTTCGASNISFGLPNRHGINNAFLPMAMAAGMTSAIMNPVALPVGPIKLQEKRDELAAAGIIVPDDIDPEVLANLTGLGSTKPRAGKEMEAIRAANFLTNNDPHGGEWIKFNKQPPKAGEEGRGRGGRAAGGRRRRA, encoded by the coding sequence ATGACCCGTACGATTGTCGAAAGTAAAACCAAAACCGCCATTATCGGATTTGATCAACCGTTCTGTGTGATCGGTGAACGGATCAACCCGACCGGACGCAAGAAACTGGCCGCCGAACTGGAAGCGGGTGATTTTTCGACCGTTGAGAAAGATGCGCTGGCGCAGGTTGCGGCGGGTGCGACCGTGTTGGATGTGAATGCGGGCGTGGTGTATAATTCCAACCCGAACCCCAACGAAACCGAACCTCCCCTGATGCGCAAGATCCTGGAACTGGTACAGGGGCTGGTGGATGTGCCCTTGTGCATCGACAGCTCGGTGCCGGGTGCGCTGGAAGAAGGCTTGAAAGTCTGCGAAGGCCGGCCGCTGCTGAACTCGGTCACCGGCGAAGAAGACCGTCTGGAACTGATCCTGCCTCTGGTCAAGAAATACAATGTGCCGGTGGTGGCGATTTCAAACGACGACACCGGCATTTCCGAAGATCCCGATGTGCGGTTCGAAGTGGCAAAAAAGATCGTGCAGCGCGCGGCCGATTTCGGCATCCCCGCGCATGATATCGTGGTTGATCCGCTGGTGATGCCAGTGGGCGCGATGGGCACGGCGGGCTTGCAGGTGTTTGCCCTTGTGCGTCGTTTGCGCGAAGAACTGGGTGTGAACACAACCTGCGGCGCATCCAACATTTCGTTCGGTCTGCCCAACCGTCACGGCATCAACAATGCGTTTCTGCCGATGGCAATGGCGGCGGGAATGACATCTGCGATCATGAACCCTGTCGCCCTGCCTGTCGGGCCGATCAAGCTGCAGGAAAAACGCGATGAACTGGCCGCCGCCGGCATTATCGTGCCTGATGATATCGACCCCGAAGTGCTGGCCAATCTGACCGGTCTGGGATCAACCAAACCGCGCGCGGGCAAGGAAATGGAAGCAATTCGCGCCGCCAATTTCCTGACCAACAATGATCCGCATGGCGGGGAATGGATCAAGTTCAACAAACAGCCGCCCAAAGCCGGCGAAGAAGGCCGTGGCCGCGGTGGTCGCGCTGCAGGCGGGCGCCGCCGGCGCGCCTGA
- a CDS encoding methylenetetrahydrofolate reductase encodes MALFNFKKREDVGVKPVDPKVEAFLQDYSIEVMPRTAEKVENFRDLLPAGTRVYIAHIEGTPIDDMVATARRLSLDGFPVMPHFPARIIKDSATLADWIARYQGEAGVDQALVLAGGVEKPHGDFHSSMQLLEDGAFDRAGFKRLHVAGHPEGNRDIDPKGGSKNVDDALRWKQAFSEKTDAKMALATQFAFEAGPIIAWADSLKAAGIELPIHIGIAGPAKLQTLIKFAIACGVGPSLKVLQKRAKDVSKLLLPFEPNDVVAELAAHKAANPDFNITNVHFFPLGGIKTNANWAIENGGASARPANQA; translated from the coding sequence ATGGCTTTGTTCAATTTCAAGAAACGTGAAGACGTTGGCGTGAAACCGGTCGATCCAAAGGTCGAGGCGTTTTTGCAGGACTATTCGATCGAGGTGATGCCCCGCACCGCCGAGAAGGTCGAGAATTTCCGCGATCTGCTGCCTGCAGGCACCCGTGTCTACATCGCCCATATCGAAGGCACACCGATAGACGATATGGTCGCCACGGCCCGGCGCCTGTCGCTGGACGGATTTCCGGTCATGCCGCATTTCCCGGCCCGCATCATCAAGGACAGCGCCACGCTGGCCGACTGGATTGCGCGCTATCAGGGTGAAGCGGGTGTCGATCAGGCACTGGTGCTGGCCGGTGGCGTGGAAAAACCGCATGGCGATTTTCACAGCTCCATGCAGCTGCTTGAGGATGGCGCGTTTGATCGCGCCGGATTCAAACGGTTGCACGTGGCTGGCCACCCCGAAGGCAACCGCGACATCGACCCCAAGGGTGGCAGCAAGAATGTGGATGATGCCCTGCGCTGGAAGCAGGCGTTTTCGGAAAAGACCGATGCCAAGATGGCGCTTGCCACCCAGTTCGCATTCGAGGCCGGCCCGATCATCGCATGGGCCGACAGCCTGAAGGCCGCGGGTATCGAACTGCCGATCCATATCGGCATTGCCGGACCCGCCAAATTGCAGACGCTGATCAAGTTCGCGATTGCCTGTGGTGTCGGTCCGTCGCTTAAAGTGCTGCAAAAACGGGCCAAGGATGTCAGCAAACTGCTGCTGCCCTTCGAACCGAATGACGTGGTCGCGGAACTGGCGGCGCACAAGGCAGCCAATCCCGATTTCAACATCACCAATGTTCACTTCTTTCCCCTGGGCGGCATCAAGACCAATGCCAACTGGGCCATCGAAAATGGCGGCGCTTCGGCCCGTCCTGCAAATCAAGCCTAA
- a CDS encoding virulence factor, whose amino-acid sequence MPEVTIVYWRDIPAQVIVGKGRRGSKRQLEERFEQAIDRAAMKIGAEDTDAYLAEWRKAAPYEVEGDPAQIAEAEAVRLETEFDRDRIKALIANDGWAQG is encoded by the coding sequence ATGCCAGAGGTCACAATTGTTTATTGGCGCGATATTCCGGCGCAGGTTATCGTGGGCAAGGGCCGCCGTGGTTCCAAACGCCAGTTGGAAGAACGCTTTGAGCAGGCAATTGACCGCGCCGCCATGAAGATCGGCGCGGAAGATACCGATGCCTATCTTGCCGAATGGCGCAAAGCCGCCCCCTACGAGGTCGAAGGCGACCCCGCCCAGATCGCCGAGGCCGAGGCCGTGCGTCTGGAAACCGAATTTGATCGCGACCGGATCAAGGCGCTGATCGCCAATGATGGCTGGGCCCAGGGCTGA